Proteins encoded by one window of Sorex araneus isolate mSorAra2 chromosome 3, mSorAra2.pri, whole genome shotgun sequence:
- the LOC129403340 gene encoding uncharacterized protein LOC129403340, with product METSKVKSKGLYEYQLLLGAGALAPGNSSQHLGVAGKADPVYPDPIYSDPIYPDPVYPDPIYSDPIYPDPVYPDPIYPDPVYPDPIYSDPIYPDPVYPDPIYPDPIYPDPVYPDPIYPDPIYPDPVYPDPIYPDPIYPDPVYPDPIYPDPVYPDPIYSDPIYPDPVYPDPVYPDPIYPDPIYPDPIYPDPIYSDPIYPDPVYPDPVYPDPIYPDPIYPDPIYPDPAYPDPIYPDPAYPDPIYPDPAYPA from the coding sequence CCCCCGGCAACTCGTCTCAACATCTGGGAGTTGCTGGAAAGGCAGATCCCGTCTACCCAGATCCCATCTACTCAGACCCCATCTACCCAGATCCCGTCTACCCAGACCCCATCTACTCAGACCCCATCTACCCAGATCCCGTCTACCCAGATCCCATCTACCCAGATCCCGTCTACCCAGATCCCATCTACTCAGACCCCATCTACCCAGATCCCGTCTACCCAGATCCCATCTACCCAGATCCCATCTATCCAGATCCCGTCTACCCAGATCCCATCTACCCAGATCCCATCTATCCAGATCCCGTCTACCCAGATCCCATCTATCCAGATCCCATCTACCCAGATCCCGTCTACCCAGATCCCATCTACCCAGATCCCGTCTACCCAGACCCCATCTACTCAGACCCCATCTACCCAGATCCCGTCTACCCAGATCCCGTGTACCCAGATCCCATCTATCCAGATCCCATCTACCCAGATCCCATCTACCCAGATCCCATCTACTCAGACCCCATCTACCCAGATCCCGTCTACCCAGATCCCGTCTACCCAGACCCCATCTACCCAGATCCCATCTACCCAGATCCCATCTATCCAGATCCCGCCTACCCAGACCCCATCTATCCAGATCCCGCCTACCCAGATCCCATCTACCCAGATCCCGCCTACCCAGCGTAG